The following proteins come from a genomic window of Nitrosopumilaceae archaeon AB1(1):
- a CDS encoding DUF2341 domain-containing protein, which translates to MQSVLPNGADIIFTSSDGFTILQHEIESFTNNATTGTLVAWVRLPTLSNTSDTILYMYYNVSIAATIIHDNVWDSDYEIIYHMD; encoded by the coding sequence ATTCAGTCTGTTCTACCTAACGGAGCTGATATTATTTTCACTAGCAGTGATGGATTTACTATATTACAGCATGAAATTGAGTCATTTACTAATAATGCTACTACCGGTACTCTAGTAGCTTGGGTTCGCCTACCTACTTTGAGCAATACCAGTGATACTATACTCTACATGTATTATAATGTCTCAATAGCGGCAACTATTATACATGATAATGTTTGGGATTCAGACTATGAAATAATTTATCACATGGATTAA
- a CDS encoding LamG domain-containing protein, with translation MSSTNDTILYMYYNVSSAATITHDNVWDSDYEIIYHMDQSTFGAQSTLDSSGNDCHATPLSTGAVDFNSNDLVSAQIGNGLNFDGVDKNNGDYLDLPDLAGSLFHNTDFTISVWANIDASKNWARIIDFGNGQDDNNILIAAPRTSTDLRYDMRQDTSPAGITASNVLQIGQWAYFTVVHESSGTATIYKNGASITSDTVHTSLNESRASNYIGRSNWESNSYFDGKFDEFRLSSTARSADWIATEYANQNSPSTFFTISAPEDRRVAITSAITNTQGDNIIITFNKNIIYSVIPTTDFALTGTSATIDSITSNSSSITLNLSRNLLLNETITISYTKTSGGINSTQSIKTTLENFVNQPITNNVPLPPIFVNAYTNQQGDIITVNFDKGIILTNTTSPTDFAVNILGIATTSITRHNYTAINLTLDSNIPPVLPLTLSYNQTTSNITNVNDLSLANFTNQPITNNVQFFDLSSLWDTRQKITINSNQITTTLQNFTLLVSISDSALNNSVCST, from the coding sequence TTGAGCAGTACCAATGATACCATACTCTACATGTATTATAATGTCTCATCAGCGGCAACTATTACACATGATAATGTTTGGGATTCAGACTATGAAATAATTTATCACATGGATCAATCCACTTTTGGTGCACAATCTACACTAGACTCATCAGGGAATGATTGTCATGCAACACCACTATCTACAGGCGCTGTTGACTTTAATTCTAATGATTTAGTATCTGCACAAATTGGTAATGGACTAAACTTTGATGGAGTAGACAAAAACAACGGAGATTATCTTGATCTTCCAGACTTGGCAGGTAGTCTATTTCACAATACAGACTTTACCATCTCGGTATGGGCAAATATTGATGCCTCTAAAAATTGGGCTAGAATCATTGATTTTGGCAATGGTCAGGATGATAACAATATTCTAATTGCTGCCCCTAGAACTAGCACGGATTTGAGATATGATATGCGACAGGATACCAGCCCTGCTGGTATCACAGCTAGTAATGTTTTGCAGATAGGTCAATGGGCATACTTTACAGTTGTACATGAATCATCAGGTACAGCAACTATCTACAAAAATGGCGCCTCAATTACTAGTGATACCGTACATACATCTCTTAATGAGAGTAGAGCATCAAACTATATCGGAAGATCCAATTGGGAAAGTAATTCCTACTTTGATGGCAAATTCGATGAATTCCGACTATCCTCTACTGCTCGCTCTGCAGACTGGATTGCAACAGAGTATGCAAATCAAAACTCACCTTCTACTTTCTTTACTATATCTGCACCTGAAGATAGACGTGTAGCGATAACTTCTGCTATTACCAACACACAAGGTGATAACATTATAATTACTTTTAATAAAAACATTATCTATTCGGTTATTCCTACTACTGACTTTGCTCTTACTGGTACATCTGCTACAATAGATAGTATAACATCAAACTCCTCTTCAATTACTCTGAATTTAAGCAGAAATCTCTTGTTAAATGAAACCATAACTATTTCATATACTAAAACTAGTGGTGGAATAAACTCTACTCAAAGTATCAAAACAACACTGGAAAACTTTGTGAATCAACCAATCACTAATAATGTTCCATTACCTCCAATCTTTGTTAACGCCTATACAAACCAGCAAGGTGATATCATTACTGTCAACTTTGATAAAGGAATCATTCTTACCAATACCACTTCTCCAACTGACTTTGCAGTAAATATTTTAGGTATTGCTACAACTAGTATAACTAGACATAATTACACTGCCATCAATCTAACACTAGACTCTAACATTCCACCTGTATTACCATTAACACTATCATATAATCAAACAACTAGTAATATTACAAACGTGAATGATTTATCACTTGCAAACTTTACAAATCAACCAATCACTAATAATGTTCAATTTTTTGATTTATCTTCCTTGTGGGATACTAGACAGAAAATTACTATTAACAGTAACCAAATAACTACAACTCTTCAAAACTTTACCCTTCTAGTAAGTATCTCTGATTCTGCTTTGAACAATTCAGTCTGTTCTACCTAA
- a CDS encoding LamG domain-containing protein, whose amino-acid sequence MASSLFYNTDFTISAWANIDVFKLSSRFVDFGNGHEQDNIIFTHLRQIDRLRYQIHNADNVQSLTTPRILSLGQWAYLTVVHESSGTATIYHNGTSVVSALLTPNDVNRTSNYIGRANNPAHHYFDGKFDEFRLSSTARSADWIATEYANQNSPSTFFTISAPEDRRVVISFAITNTQGDNIIITFNENITYSVIPTTDFTLTGTSATIDSITSNSSSITLNLSGNLLANEIITISYTKTSGGINSTQSTDITLENFVNQPITNNVLPPPIFVSAYTNQQGDIITVNFDKGITLTNTTSPTDFAVNILGIDTTSITRHNDTAINLTLDSSISLTSSLTLSYNQTTSNITNVNDLSLANFTNQPITNNVPFFDLPSLWNTRQKITINSNQITTTLQNFTLLVSISDSALSNSVCST is encoded by the coding sequence TTGGCAAGTAGTCTATTCTACAATACAGACTTTACCATCTCGGCATGGGCAAATATTGATGTCTTTAAACTTTCTTCTAGATTCGTTGATTTTGGCAATGGTCATGAACAAGACAATATTATATTTACTCACCTTAGGCAAATCGATCGTTTGAGATATCAAATACACAATGCTGATAACGTCCAGAGTTTAACAACTCCACGTATTTTGAGTCTAGGTCAATGGGCATACCTTACAGTTGTACATGAATCATCAGGTACAGCAACTATTTATCACAATGGCACCTCAGTTGTTAGTGCTCTGCTTACACCTAATGATGTGAATAGAACATCAAACTATATCGGAAGAGCCAATAATCCAGCTCATCACTACTTTGATGGCAAATTCGATGAATTCCGACTATCCTCTACTGCTCGCTCTGCAGACTGGATTGCAACAGAGTATGCAAATCAAAACTCTCCCTCTACTTTCTTTACTATATCTGCACCTGAAGATAGACGTGTGGTGATATCTTTTGCTATTACCAACACACAAGGTGATAACATTATAATTACTTTTAATGAAAACATTACCTATTCGGTTATTCCTACTACTGACTTTACTCTTACTGGTACATCTGCTACAATAGATAGTATAACATCAAACTCCTCTTCAATTACTCTGAATTTAAGCGGAAATCTCTTGGCAAATGAAATCATCACTATCTCATATACTAAAACTAGTGGTGGAATAAACTCTACTCAAAGTACAGACATAACACTAGAAAACTTTGTGAATCAACCAATCACTAATAATGTTCTACCACCTCCAATTTTTGTTAGTGCTTATACAAACCAGCAAGGTGACATCATTACTGTCAACTTTGATAAAGGAATCACTCTTACCAATACCACTTCTCCAACTGACTTTGCAGTAAATATTTTAGGTATTGATACAACTAGTATAACTAGACATAATGACACTGCAATCAATCTAACACTAGACTCTAGTATTTCACTCACATCATCATTAACACTATCATATAATCAAACAACTAGTAATATCACAAACGTAAATGATTTATCACTTGCAAACTTTACAAATCAACCAATCACTAATAATGTTCCATTTTTTGATTTACCTTCCTTGTGGAATACTAGACAGAAAATTACTATTAACAGTAACCAAATAACTACAACTCTTCAAAACTTTACCCTTCTAGTAAGTATCTCTGATTCTGCTTTGAGCAATTCAGTCTGTTCTACCTAA
- a CDS encoding DUF2341 domain-containing protein, producing MNRTVVVQQILGASWDTRLQITIDSSQVIGNHENFTVLISINDTNFNSTTVQSAGQDIRFTTTDGNTLLEHEIESFTNNATTGTLVAWVRLPTLSNTSDTILYMYYNVSTASSIPYPNVWDSDYEIIYHMD from the coding sequence GTGAATAGAACTGTAGTTGTTCAACAAATACTAGGTGCCTCTTGGGACACAAGACTACAGATCACTATAGATTCATCTCAAGTAATTGGAAATCATGAAAATTTCACAGTTTTAATATCAATAAATGATACAAATTTCAATTCTACAACTGTTCAATCTGCTGGACAAGATATAAGATTCACTACTACTGATGGCAATACCCTCTTAGAGCATGAAATTGAATCATTTACTAATAATGCTACTACCGGTACTCTGGTAGCTTGGGTTCGTCTACCTACTTTGAGCAATACCAGTGATACCATACTCTACATGTATTATAATGTCTCAACAGCGTCATCTATTCCATATCCTAATGTTTGGGATTCAGACTATGAAATAATTTATCACATGGATTAA
- a CDS encoding LamG domain-containing protein, with product MMCDGVPSSDGITASDVLQTGQWAYFTVVHESSGTATIYKNGASITSDTVHTSLDVNRASNYIGRSNWANNQYFDGKFDEFRLSSTARSADWIATEYANQNSPSTFFTISAPEDRRVVITSAITNTQGGNIIITFSENITYSVIPTTDFALNGTSATIDSITSNSSSITLNLSRKFLENATIVISYTKTSGGINSTQNTDITLENFVNQPVINSVPDTTPPIITLNGDATIYVKLG from the coding sequence ATGATGTGCGACGGGGTACCGAGCTCTGATGGTATCACAGCTAGTGATGTTTTGCAGACAGGTCAATGGGCATACTTTACAGTTGTACATGAATCATCAGGTACAGCAACTATCTACAAAAATGGCGCCTCAATTACTAGTGATACCGTACATACATCTCTTGATGTGAATAGAGCATCAAACTATATCGGAAGATCCAATTGGGCAAATAATCAATACTTTGATGGCAAATTCGATGAATTCCGACTATCCTCTACTGCTCGCTCTGCAGACTGGATTGCAACAGAGTATGCAAATCAAAACTCTCCTTCTACATTCTTTACTATATCTGCACCTGAAGATAGACGTGTGGTGATAACTTCTGCTATTACCAACACACAAGGTGGTAACATTATAATTACTTTTAGTGAAAACATTACCTATTCGGTTATTCCTACTACTGACTTTGCTCTTAATGGAACATCTGCTACAATAGATAGTATAACATCAAACTCCTCTTCAATTACTCTGAATTTAAGCAGAAAGTTCTTGGAAAATGCAACCATCGTTATCTCATATACTAAAACTAGTGGTGGAATAAACTCTACTCAAAATACAGACATAACACTAGAAAACTTTGTGAATCAACCTGTAATTAATAGCGTTCCAGATACCACTCCGCCAATCATTACACTGAATGGTGATGCTACTATTTATGTAAAACTTGGCTAA
- a CDS encoding DUF2341 domain-containing protein: MHNVYNSYVMTLSLTAIIVLSVTLLFPLDSAFGQILSTNTDGTRILWAQDPDHDPNSQYGNHAPQFTDSATLPLVKSSFTFTNILLNITAFGNDGPSGIYLVVSPPISSNAAEFRMIYNRVGNLVIFTFSGIELTPTSDVIARNYVLGPPLIFSSAYTDTTGRNITVVFSDNITVGSTTFLSDFAIINSSTSVNSITSNNATSIILSLNSALSFDDSPLLSYNDTGTNITSVSTGLSLANFTNQPITNNVPSPPNFVNAYTNQRGDNITVNFDKVITLTNTTSPTDFAVNISGIATTSITRHNDTAINLTLDSNIPLALPLTLSYSQTTSNITNVNDLSLANFTNQPITNNVPTPPNFVNAYTNQRGDNIIVNFDKVVTLTNTTSPTDFAVNISGIATSITRHNDTAINLTLDSNIPPVLPLTLSYNQTTSNITNVNDLSLANFTNQPITNNVQFFDLPSLWDTRQKITINSNQITTTLQNFTLLVSISDSALNNSAVLPNGADIIFTSSDGFTILQHEIESFTNNATTGTLVAWVRLPTLSNTSDTILYMYYNVSIAATIIHDNVWDSDYEIIYHMDQSTFGAQSTLDSSGNDCHATPRTAGSGIFLPDNLVSAQIGNGLNFDGVDNNGNYLDLPDLEGSLFHNTDFTISAWANIDVLKNWARIVDFGNGQDNNNILIATPPSSMNLIYDVRRGTEL, encoded by the coding sequence TTGCATAATGTCTATAATTCATATGTGATGACTCTCTCTTTAACTGCTATTATCGTTCTCTCTGTCACTTTGCTCTTTCCACTAGATTCTGCTTTTGGACAAATTCTAAGTACTAATACTGATGGTACTAGGATACTTTGGGCTCAAGATCCTGATCATGATCCTAATTCCCAATATGGTAATCATGCACCCCAATTTACCGATTCAGCTACTTTGCCTCTTGTGAAGTCATCTTTTACTTTTACTAATATTCTTCTAAACATAACTGCTTTCGGTAATGATGGACCATCCGGTATCTACCTAGTTGTATCTCCACCCATATCTTCCAACGCCGCTGAGTTTAGAATGATTTACAATAGGGTTGGCAATCTAGTTATATTTACTTTTTCTGGTATAGAGCTTACGCCCACTTCTGATGTTATTGCACGAAACTATGTCCTAGGTCCCCCTCTTATTTTTAGTAGCGCATATACTGACACAACTGGTAGAAATATCACTGTTGTATTTTCTGATAATATTACAGTAGGTAGTACTACATTCCTTAGCGACTTTGCTATAATTAATTCATCCACTTCTGTGAATAGTATAACTAGTAATAATGCAACTTCTATAATTCTTTCACTAAACTCTGCCCTATCTTTTGACGACTCTCCACTTTTATCATACAACGATACAGGCACAAATATTACTAGTGTAAGCACTGGTCTATCACTTGCAAACTTTACAAATCAACCAATCACTAATAATGTTCCATCACCTCCAAACTTTGTTAACGCCTATACAAACCAGCGAGGTGACAACATTACTGTCAACTTTGATAAAGTAATCACTCTTACCAATACCACTTCTCCAACTGACTTTGCAGTAAATATTTCAGGTATTGCTACAACTAGTATAACTAGACATAATGACACTGCCATCAATCTAACACTAGACTCTAACATTCCGCTTGCATTACCATTAACACTATCATATAGTCAAACAACTAGTAATATTACAAACGTGAATGATTTATCACTTGCAAACTTTACAAATCAACCAATCACTAATAATGTTCCAACACCTCCAAACTTTGTTAACGCCTATACAAACCAGCGAGGTGACAACATAATTGTCAACTTTGATAAAGTAGTCACTCTTACCAATACCACTTCTCCAACTGACTTTGCAGTAAATATTTCAGGTATTGCTACTAGTATAACTAGACATAATGACACTGCCATCAATCTAACACTAGACTCTAACATTCCACCTGTATTACCATTAACACTATCATATAATCAAACAACTAGTAATATTACAAACGTAAATGATTTATCACTTGCAAACTTTACAAATCAACCAATCACTAATAATGTTCAATTTTTTGATCTACCTTCCTTGTGGGATACTAGACAGAAAATTACTATTAACAGTAACCAAATAACTACAACTCTTCAAAACTTTACCCTTCTAGTAAGTATCTCTGATTCTGCTTTGAACAATTCAGCTGTTCTACCTAACGGAGCTGATATTATTTTCACTAGCAGTGATGGATTTACTATATTACAGCATGAAATTGAGTCATTCACTAATAATGCTACTACCGGTACCCTAGTAGCTTGGGTTCGTCTACCTACTTTGAGCAATACCAGTGATACTATACTCTACATGTATTATAATGTCTCAATAGCGGCAACTATTATACATGATAATGTTTGGGATTCAGACTATGAAATAATTTATCACATGGATCAATCCACTTTTGGTGCACAATCTACACTAGACTCATCAGGGAATGATTGCCATGCAACACCACGGACTGCAGGTAGTGGTATCTTTTTACCTGATAATTTAGTATCTGCACAAATTGGTAATGGACTAAACTTTGATGGAGTAGACAACAACGGAAATTATCTTGATCTTCCAGACTTGGAAGGTAGTCTATTTCACAATACAGACTTTACCATCTCGGCATGGGCAAATATTGATGTCCTTAAAAATTGGGCTAGAATCGTTGATTTTGGCAATGGTCAGGATAATAACAATATTCTAATTGCTACCCCTCCATCTAGCATGAATTTGATATATGATGTGCGACGGGGTACCGAGCTCTGA
- a CDS encoding ATP-binding protein — protein sequence MKEDDTKIIEVTDEFRFYYLLKPGNFDSLPPNEQYYKIQLFLKLLSNVPNNHTILIRIVRKSLGIPIYKDSEQETTDILVPRIYMASGFDMSRILRRFEFDFDHILAPHFFSLVTEKTRHLKLQSTNSKEIIVGKCFTMYDLRKIQPDGWIFDIFEHCDMITVSLKPLDEKSAKKYVNSMEGVFAENALRKQVLRQKHKMVSTISTLLATSKTQLFECTVNVLITAKNMKSLKEKVSEFKSEQRNFEGWFDSIGGIQASMLYKNTGVPIFFNRGSLGIFYPFVSADVLELPYGLFLGINDITGMPIFFDWLRRINKNMCITGKTGSGKSTLAKKIIAELEVKFPTAEKYILNPSGEYANIAHYLNLKPIELTSTSSIGLDPFKTMSSTDAANMLISVSEPSNVVAKEFMAKSEVKSLEEFYKSLSDVAKGYVQDLVNGPLAEYFKGELEFDTKTIFSMRGLDPKDRHTWMMLIIILRKLWNRIGTLKRQGEKDSIKFIVIDEAWMLFALSRMRPYIENMLRSGRKYNIWLILITQEPDDLIQKDTTDPKPNFIAHIETKIFGIMEKSSIDLVSDKLNLSRSEVDMLGGSTQGRLLLLTSKYRVPVNVTLSKQEKEVFFTTSKVEELL from the coding sequence ATGAAGGAGGATGATACAAAGATAATAGAGGTTACAGATGAATTTAGATTTTATTATTTACTAAAACCGGGCAACTTTGATAGTTTGCCGCCGAATGAGCAGTATTATAAAATACAATTATTTCTAAAACTTCTCTCAAATGTACCAAATAATCATACAATTTTAATTAGAATTGTACGTAAATCACTTGGAATTCCAATATACAAGGATAGTGAACAGGAGACAACGGACATACTAGTTCCACGTATATACATGGCAAGTGGATTTGATATGTCTAGAATTTTACGTAGATTTGAATTTGATTTTGATCATATTTTAGCACCACATTTTTTCTCACTTGTAACAGAGAAGACGAGACATCTCAAACTACAATCAACAAATTCAAAAGAGATCATAGTTGGAAAATGTTTCACAATGTATGATTTACGTAAAATTCAACCAGACGGATGGATATTTGATATATTTGAGCACTGTGATATGATTACTGTATCACTAAAGCCTCTTGATGAGAAATCTGCCAAAAAATATGTAAATTCTATGGAAGGGGTATTTGCCGAGAATGCGTTAAGAAAGCAAGTTTTACGTCAGAAACACAAAATGGTATCAACAATATCCACCCTATTAGCAACAAGTAAGACACAGTTGTTTGAGTGCACAGTAAATGTACTAATCACTGCAAAAAATATGAAGAGCCTGAAGGAAAAAGTCTCTGAATTCAAGTCTGAGCAGAGAAACTTTGAGGGGTGGTTCGATTCCATAGGAGGGATACAAGCTTCAATGTTGTATAAAAATACGGGTGTTCCAATTTTTTTCAATAGAGGATCACTCGGAATATTTTACCCTTTTGTATCGGCAGATGTTTTAGAATTACCATATGGATTGTTTTTAGGAATTAATGATATCACTGGAATGCCTATATTTTTTGATTGGCTGCGTAGAATAAATAAAAATATGTGCATTACTGGCAAAACTGGTAGTGGTAAGTCAACACTTGCTAAAAAAATAATAGCAGAATTGGAAGTGAAATTTCCAACCGCAGAAAAATATATTCTAAATCCGTCAGGTGAATATGCAAATATTGCACATTATCTAAATTTAAAACCCATAGAGTTGACATCTACAAGTTCCATAGGACTTGATCCATTCAAGACAATGTCAAGTACTGATGCGGCTAATATGTTGATTAGTGTATCTGAACCATCTAATGTAGTGGCCAAAGAATTTATGGCAAAATCAGAGGTCAAATCACTTGAGGAATTTTACAAGTCACTCTCAGATGTAGCAAAGGGGTATGTACAAGATTTAGTAAACGGTCCTCTTGCAGAATATTTCAAAGGAGAACTGGAATTCGATACAAAGACCATCTTCTCAATGAGAGGTCTTGATCCAAAAGATAGACATACTTGGATGATGTTAATTATCATTCTGCGTAAACTATGGAATCGAATTGGTACATTAAAGAGACAAGGTGAGAAAGATTCCATCAAATTTATCGTGATCGATGAGGCATGGATGCTTTTCGCATTATCTCGAATGCGACCGTATATTGAAAATATGCTACGTAGTGGTAGAAAGTATAACATTTGGCTCATTTTGATAACTCAAGAACCAGATGATCTTATACAAAAGGATACGACTGATCCAAAACCAAATTTCATCGCACATATAGAAACAAAGATTTTTGGAATAATGGAAAAATCATCCATAGATTTGGTATCAGACAAATTGAATCTGTCAAGATCAGAAGTTGATATGCTTGGAGGCTCTACACAAGGTAGATTACTCCTCCTTACATCAAAATATAGAGTTCCAGTAAATGTGACACTTAGCAAACAGGAGAAAGAGGTGTTTTTCACAACAAGCAAAGTAGAGGAGCTGTTATAA